GGTGACGGCCCCGACTAACGGGGCTGCTGGGGTGATCCCGGCGGTGATGATGTACGGGTACACATTTTTGGGGTTCACCGATTCGCAGTTGCACGACTTTTTGCTGGTCGCCGGGGAAATCGGCTGCCTCTTCAAAAAAGGGGCCACGATCAGTGCTGCGATGGGGGGGTGCATGGCGGAAATCGGCGTGAGCTCGGCCATGGCGGCGGCCGGACACGCCTACATGTTGGGCTGCGACACGGAACGGGTTTTGATGGCTGCAGAAATCGCGATGGAGCACCACCTTGGCTTGACGTGCGACCCCGTCGGCGGCCTTGTCCAGGTGCCCTGCATCGAGCGCAACACTATGGGGGCGATGAAAGCCATCACGGCAGCGAATATTGCCTTGGCGAGCGACCCGGCCCTGGCCAAAGTTAGCTTGGACGACGTGATTGCCACCATGTGGGAAACGGCCAAAGACATGAATACGCGATACAAGGAAACGAGCGAAGGGGGCTTGGCGGTGAGGATCCCGGTGGTTGTCCCCGAATGCTAGCGGCTGGGTTGCAGGGAGCCGTCCACGCCGATCCGCTCGTCGAAGACAAAACATTCGCCGAGGAATAGGCTTTCAGAAGGGGGGATTTCTTCCAAGTAGCGCAAGATCCCGCCTTCGAGGTGGAAGACCTGGCTGTGGCCGAGTTGGCGAAGATAAGCGGTCGCCTTTTCGCACCGGATCCCCCCAGTGCAAAACATCGCCACCGGTTGGTCGCGGTTTTCCAGCCGCTGGGCATATTCGGGGAATTCGTTGAAGGCATTGGTGCCCGGATCAACTGCGCCTTGGAATGTCCCCAGTTCAATTTCATAGGTGTTCCGGCAATCGATCAGGAGGACATCGGATCGGGAGATCAGAGCATTCCAATTACGGGGCGGAACGTAGGTTCCGACTCCGGCGTTGGGGTCTACCCCCGGCACGCCCATGGTGACAATCTCCTGTTTGAGCCGGACTTTCCACCGCTTGAACGGCGGTGCGGAGGCGGTGCTGAATTTGATGTCCAACCCGGTGAACCGGGGGTCGGTTGCCAGGGATTTGAAGAAGGAAGCGACATCTGCCGGTGTGCCGCAAAGCGTGGAATTGATGCCTTCGGGGGCTACCAGCACGGTGCCCAAAAGGTTGTGGGCCAGTCCGAGGCTATCAACCCAGCCGGCAACAGATTCTGGATCCCCGATTGGGGTGAACCGATAAAACGCGGCGACTTTTGCCACGTGGGGTTCAAGCTTGGGCGTGTGCGGTTCCCCTGATGGCATCGACGGCATTGGGCGTGGTCTGTCCGGTGTCGCCGTGGTCGATGTCGAGCGGGCCGATGACTTCTGCGGCCTTGACGGCGATTTCGGCCAACGACTTGCGGTTCCGGCCGATGGCGATCAGGGCCGAATTCATGGCGTACTTGGTTCGGTTCGGCGATTTGTGGATGTTTTTAACGATGTAGTCGATCAATGGCCGGAACTCGCTATCTTCCCGCCGGGCCGCTTTGGCGGCAAAGATGGAGACTGCGTTCCAGCCGATCGTCGAAACCCATTCCGAGGGGCTTTCGATCCACGCTTGGACGGTGATCCAGGCGTTGGGATAGCGGACGACCAAACCGGCGACAGCCCCACAGAGCACGTGGTTTTCGGCTTCTTCGGCCCAGAGCATGAGCTCGTCCATGCTGAGATCCGTAGGTGAAGCGACCATTGTGGCCAGCATGCGGGCATCGTGGTTTTCGGTGTCCCACAGCAGTTTGGCCTGACGGCTACAGTTCTTGAATTCGTTGGCGATCCGTTTGAGATTGGCAAAACTGACTCCGAACATCGGGTCTTTAATGCCATGCTTGCGATAGACCTCGCAGTTTTTCGGCGACCCGCTTCGCTCGAGTTCCTCCATCATTTCCTCAAACTTCATAACCCTTCAATTGTACTGGAGATCGGCTCGGGGTCCCCGGAGCGCGCGCCTTCCGACAGGCCGCAGGTAACCTTCGGACACGCCCATGGGAAACCCCATCACGAAATCGCCGCAAGGCTTGAATGTCCCCAACGATCCGATCATCCCATTTGTCGAAGGCGACGGGATCGGCCCAGATATCTGGCGGGCAAGCCAGGCTGTGTTTGATGCCGCCGTTGAAAAGGCCTATGGCGGCACCCGCAAGGTCGAATGGCACGAGGTTTTGGCCGGCCAAAAGGCATTCGATACGACTGGCGAGTGGCTGCCGCAAAACACTCTTGACAAGTTCGACCAGTACTTGGTGGGCATCAAGGGGCCGCTAACGACCCCGGTGGGCGGCGGCATCCGGTCCATCAACGTGGCCCTGCGCCAGATGCTGGACCTCTACGTGTGTCTGAGGCCGGTTCGGTGGTTCACCGGGGTTCCCAGCCCTGTCAAACAGCCGGAACTCGTCGATATGGTGATCTTCCGGGAAAACACAGAAGACATTTATGCGGGGATCGAGTTCGTTGCCGGGAGCGGGGAGTCGGGCGCGTTCCTGGATTTCATGGAGAAAGAGTTTCCGGCGATGTTCAAAAAGATCCGGTTCGGCACCAAAGACAAGGTCGATGGGTGGAACCACGAACTCGAAAGGATCGGCGCACCGGCCCGCGACTTGCCGGTTCAAGTGGGGATCGGCATCAAACCGGTCAGCTACAGCGGCACCGAGCGGCTCATCCACAGTGCCATCGAATATGCGATCCAAGAAGGCCGGAAGAACGTCACCTTTATCCACAAAGGCAACATTATGAAGTTCACGGAAGGGGCGTTTATGGATTGGGGTTACGACG
This window of the Armatimonadota bacterium genome carries:
- the icd gene encoding isocitrate dehydrogenase (NADP(+)), coding for MGNPITKSPQGLNVPNDPIIPFVEGDGIGPDIWRASQAVFDAAVEKAYGGTRKVEWHEVLAGQKAFDTTGEWLPQNTLDKFDQYLVGIKGPLTTPVGGGIRSINVALRQMLDLYVCLRPVRWFTGVPSPVKQPELVDMVIFRENTEDIYAGIEFVAGSGESGAFLDFMEKEFPAMFKKIRFGTKDKVDGWNHELERIGAPARDLPVQVGIGIKPVSYSGTERLIHSAIEYAIQEGRKNVTFIHKGNIMKFTEGAFMDWGYDVARNFFGAVPLDGGPWHVIPEGQRGAGLVIKDGIADAFLQQILLRPQDYDVVATLNLNGDYISDALAAQVGGIGIAPGANINYISGHAIFEATHGTAPKYANLDKVNPSSVILSGEMMFRYMGWTEAADLIVSGVEGAISAKTVTYDFARMMPDAIEVSCSGFGKEVVKHM
- a CDS encoding DNA alkylation repair protein, which translates into the protein MKFEEMMEELERSGSPKNCEVYRKHGIKDPMFGVSFANLKRIANEFKNCSRQAKLLWDTENHDARMLATMVASPTDLSMDELMLWAEEAENHVLCGAVAGLVVRYPNAWITVQAWIESPSEWVSTIGWNAVSIFAAKAARREDSEFRPLIDYIVKNIHKSPNRTKYAMNSALIAIGRNRKSLAEIAVKAAEVIGPLDIDHGDTGQTTPNAVDAIRGTAHAQA